A region of the Cricetulus griseus strain 17A/GY chromosome 7, alternate assembly CriGri-PICRH-1.0, whole genome shotgun sequence genome:
TCTCATCTGCTAAGGATGCCAATGCCACCTTCACCAAGCTTGAAGCCCACACTAAGCCCCCATTTGTTTAGCTTTGACCTTACAACAAACAAGATTGGGGTGGTTGCATGTTTTATATCAGCTGCTGACCTCACATCAGTTTCCTTTCATGATAGTGTAGCCCTAATGTGTCTGCATAAAGGCCATGTCTGAACTAAGGAAACCCATTCCTACCCCATCATTGGAAATGGGCCTGGGTCAGGTGCTACACTAGAGGCTGGTCAGCTATTGCATAGGTTGGGGGGCATGAATCAACATAGCAAGTCCCTTGGGCTCCTTTCACTGGAGGGGTTTTTAGCAATGATGGGCAGGACAGACAGTCTAGTCACTAAACATGAAGATACACTGTATGACACAGAAGGAAAGATCAACCTTATATTTCATCATCCACCAGAAAATGACTGGGACAGCTTAGTATTTTGTGGGTAGCATTTCCTAACTTTTATATCCTTGCAAATTTACCCATTAAAATAAGTGAGattattatacatgtatataacatgTTATATAATCTATAGTATATAGTCTACTTTGAGGTGTTATTCCCCTGAACCTCCATATTGGAAACACAGACCCCCTAATTTAGGGTAGGTGGTGTGAAGGTGAATATATAAATCACTGGTGTGCCTCACCCCTCTATGAAGCCCTCCTGATCCCTCCACTACTCAGGAAGCACTCCTTTTAGATTCTCATTGATGCCAGAGTATGTTTTCAGTGCAGAACTAAAGCATAGATGGATGATGAGTTAAGTAATTCTGTTCTctattccttcttccttccatcttccctctATCCAGCTTGCCACATCCACTAAAGCTGAATAGTTAATATCTTCTTGCTggcttccctccttcccttgtaCCCAGTCATGTGCTCACCTTTTCCCACGAATCCCCAGGTGCTACTAAGAGATTCTCCCTGCACAGACTCAGGTAAGAGCTGTCAGGGTCTCCACAGAATAGGAATCCCCAGTCTTCCCCTCTGCTGCTGACTCATTAAATTCTGAGCCGAAGAAAACTAGAGAATTGAGTTGTGGAGTTTGGTTTTAAATTGCTGGCTTCCTTCTGGGGTGGTTTGGCTTTCTTTGggccccttcccctccctgtccTCGCCAGTCCCCTAACTCATTGGGGAGGAAGTTGAGGATGAAAAACAGGTAGTGAGATGGCGATGGTGAAGATGGGGCTTTGGGATCTGGGCAAATTTGGTGACAGTGACATGTAGTGTGACAAAAATCCTGGTTTGGGTGTCCGAGATCTATATTTTAACTCTGCCTCTGATTCTATTGCCCCGTAGATAGAGGCCCTTGTCCTCccagcagcaggcagcaaggTGCAGCCTGTTCTGACTTTCTTGGTCAGACATGGCGTCccttctctgctctctcctcAGCCATCACCACACATGAACAACAAGTCTCACTGCAGAAGGATGGCCCTTCCACTGCTTCTGGTTTTCGTGACTATGTGTTCTTACACCTAGTATTGGGCTCCCTGTGAACTGCTGTGCAAAGGCCTTCTATTGACACTTTGATGTAGCCTGTGAATCCTGGATAGGTGGGCCACACAGCTGCAGAATGTCTCAGGGACTTGGCGTTCTTATCCATAACATGGAAATCAAGGGATGATGGCAGCACTAGATGGTTTTGTAGATAAAATGCAAAAAGCCAGTCAAGTCCAAAAACAGAGCCTGACATCCAGGAACCCCAGGGAGGATGTGCTTATCATCGTAGTATTACTGTGGCTCACCACCTCCCTTCTGTCACTTCAGAGAAAAAGAGTCACTCCGCTGCCCCTGGCTTGAACCCTTTCTCTTCTCAACCAAGGAAGAAACTCTCAAGTAGAAGACTTCCAGTttcaatgcacacacatgtcccCATATTCAGTGCCATTGACCACAGGATGTCACCGGAACACAGACCTGCTGCTAGGAACAGTGGCCCTGGCTGATGAGTGATGGCCATTGCCATAGTGTGATGAGTACAAAGGTCAGAGAGACCTGGGCAGGGAGCCCACATGTACTTCAGGCATACAGGCATACCACTCCACCGCTTTCACCCTGTCTTTTCATCTCACTGGACGGGTTGTACCCCTTTACATGATCATGCTTGTTCACAGCCCAACCATGAGGTTTGCATGAGCTGTGAAACTGGGATATGTCCATGTCCACACTGTATGTGACACAGGTACCTACCCTGTCCTTCATAGACTTGCCATTGCACTGGGGGCCTTTGACTGTCTCCACAGCAATGCAGCCATGGGGAAGTCTTGATACCCAAGCACCTTTCAGCCTCAGGCTTCAAGCACACAACTGAGAAAAGCGACAACATACAAGGAAGGGCCACACACTCCTGaagagctttctttctttcttatttttaatgaaaaagaaataagaaaagcaaacaacactTCTCAGCGtgtgctgtgataagacaccacaGCCATATAAAGTAATTTACAACACCAAGAGAGAGCAGTCCCAGAGGCTGTGCTCACAGCCTCCCGGccctcagagggcagaggacCCCTCCCTCGAGGCCATTGTTTCTCAGACAAGTGTCCACCTCTCCAGGGCTATAAAAAGGGACAGCTTATTCTGCTTATTTGGCCTCAATTCTCTTGGAAGCCCAAGCCATATCTTGTTCACTGgcccatgacacacacacacacaggaagcaggggTTTACGAGATTTTGTGGGTGGGAGGTACTGGGATGGGGGGTTGGGTTGCATACCACTCTTCTCACTGACCTCTGGCTCTGTTCAAGTTCTGAGGGGGGCTAGGAAAGTGAGGCCCTGTATTGCACCTGCTAGAGGTACTTTGCTGGGTATCCTGCTGTTAGCTTCCCCTCTTGAGTGGCAGCTAAAGGAGTGCCTGTGTAAGCTGATGCAAGAAGAAAAGGGACAAGTAGGGATGAGTCATGCTCAAGTTGGTATTGAATTCTCATGGGTAATCAGAGGGCAGTGGGAGGTATACATGCACTTGCCATAGCCAGCTTCTTATGCGGacccctcccagttcctccatcACTGCCTCCTTTGATCCAGTCTTTGAGGTTTACTCAGACCCTGCTTTGACATCTTTCTCTATGATTTTCATGACCCCCAAAAGGCCCACAACATTCTCAAGCCTTAATTTCATGATCTAGCAAATGGAGAGGGTCACGTGAACGTCAAAGGATGACTGTACAGAGTGTGACCATGTCATTAAAAAGCCCATGGCAGGACCCAGCACATAGTAAGTGCTCAAAGGGCCGCATCATTGTGGCAAGCTGACACTGGAATGCCCACTGTAGCTACCAAATCTGTGTCAATTTGGATGTGATAATCAGAATTATCAGACAGTGTTCTAGAAAGAACACAGGTTCTTCCTAGCTTCCTGTGCTGTCAGTGAAGTTCAAATGCCTCATATCTTGGGGGGTAGTAGAGAGTCTGTCTGGAGGACCTCCATTGCTTTCCCCTTGACCGTTGGTTCTGTGGGCCAGAAGCTGTTCTGTCCCTAGACTTCGGtgccttccctggggaagagaaCACTGTTGGTGTTAATGCTATTGTAGAAATGTGGGCTGAATTGGTTGAGGACAGAGCCTCCATAGCCTAGAGCATTGGTGGGTACCGGGTTGGCCCATTCACTCCCATTCCCATGGCTACTGAGGTTGGTGAGGGGGGTGTAGGAGTTGAAACTCAGTGAATTCTGCCCCATCTTGTCAGTAGGCTCCGGGCTCAGTCCTGGTGTGGCCACCGAGCGGCTCATGGGGTTTGTCCCACTCACATAGGCTGTCATGGTGGAGAGGAAGTTGTTGAGGCATGGAGTGCTTGACGGGGCAGGGGAGGAGCGCTTCTCTGGGGAACTAGTGGTGTCCGGTGAGGCAGTGTCTAAGTCCTGAGGCTCTGTGGACTTGGGGCTGCTTGCCAGGAGACTGTTCTCCGTTTTCTCTGAAGCCAAGGAGCTGGTGCTCGAGGAAGCGTctgattttctcttccttttcctgcgGAAGTTTCCATTGTCAAACATCTTCTCACAGTTGGGGTCCAGAGTCCAGTAATTCCCTTTGCCTGAGACAAAAGTGGGAGAAGTTaagaaaacagagagatggaCACAAGGCCTCATTCCATTCATCTGCAAcattataaacaaaaatcaagGGCAACAATGCAAAGAAAAGAGCAAAGCCTGGGACAGAAATGGAGAAATTGCATAAACATCTGCCCACCCTACCACACCTCTCTCTAAGCACACCCTACACACCTATCTTTCTCTAAACATACCTGCACTACAATCCACCTCTCTCTATGCACTCCTTCTGCACATCCATCTCTCTCTAAATagcccccctccacacacacacacatgaggctTCCGGGAGTGTACAGAAACACAGCTTAAGGCCTAAAGGACTTTACAAGATTGATCCCTGTAAGGGTAAAATGTGGGGGTACAGGGATCCAGGGAGTGGTGGGGTACTGGTTGGGGCTTCTACTTATTACTACGGTTCAGGAAAAGCCAGGGAACAGTCTGGACTCCTGGAAATGCATCTTGAAGATGGACTTGAGCCCTAGCTTTGCTCCTCAGTGACAAAGGACTTTGGATAAATCTCAGTTTTCTGGGCTGAAAAATGCTCGTTTCCTCAGACTCACTATGGGAAAGGACAGACACTACATGTGTCCAAGAGCCATGCAACTGAGGTGCCACCAAAAGGGATGCCCCAACAGTTCCCTGATACTCTGAGCTGGAACATGGGGGAAGACCTTGCATGGGACAGTCTCTACTCAGAGGGACAAATCGATCTGACAAAGGCTGACTTCAAAGGTGGCAGAGGTAGGGTTCCAAGCCATACCCTGGCTTCCTGTATGGAGAACCAAACTAGACTTCAGTTCTGGAAACTAGATT
Encoded here:
- the Foxi1 gene encoding forkhead box protein I1 isoform X2, with the protein product MSSFDLPAPSPPRCSPQFPSIGQEPPEMNLYYENFFHPQGMPSPQRPPSFEGGGEYGATPNPYLWLNGPAMTPPPYLPGTNASPFLPQAYGMQRQLLPSDLGWLPIPSQEELMKLVRPPYSYSALIAMAIHGAPDQRLTLSQIYQYVADNFPFYNKSKAGWQNSIRHNLSLNDCFKKVPRDEDDPGKGNYWTLDPNCEKMFDNGNFRRKRKRKSDASSSTSSLASEKTENSLLASSPKSTEPQDLDTASPDTTSSPEKRSSPAPSSTPCLNNFLSTMTAYVSGTNPMSRSVATPGLSPEPTDKMGQNSLSFNSYTPLTNLSSHGNGSEWANPVPTNALGYGGSVLNQFSPHFYNSINTNSVLFPREGTEV